The proteins below come from a single Ictalurus furcatus strain D&B chromosome 15, Billie_1.0, whole genome shotgun sequence genomic window:
- the mepceb gene encoding 7SK snRNA methylphosphate capping enzyme isoform X3 → MIEMSIEKETALTGDGAPAILSRPPSQNIAGRVKTLSPSSLAPVSIGAPFMANMVLADMPANAALTEEAGHDEEVAEMMQAKGKNKPLQAKNGIQSQTGPQKLGKRRYSMNAGFKHPGFSKRRRRANSECDPVLPSNFLLGGNIFDPLNLNSLLDEDVNRALNAETPKSSPLPSKSREPVEILIPKDITDPLNLSGKGGNANGGVLVSPFKKRRHRNRHHGSSGGHLEPSDTEKAKVAVEEGTLFPAQHLAEELVEASPRPYELNTSINCRDEVVPPILPRRRSTNSVPHAGSSNSTAQASKHRKRRRTVSRSERLSIPPTPTNKQLNLDRGRSQSFHTPIVGGTTGSHLEANHHVSQKNQRKPRREFHYGIYSHYYGYRTPSLNVDPRLAAFRPEWFRGKKVLDVGCNIGHMTLAIAKNWSPSHILGLDIDGGVVHAARQNLRHFLSELQKQEVRQDVGREEKPREVETLRTFPVSFRLCRGPIAAPPLLPPAPGVFPNNVSFMKGNYVPDSDAVVMSQCAEYDVIVCLNVTRWVHLNWGDVGLQRLFRRIYTHLHPGGVFILQPQPWSSYSKRKRLTVNENIHRNYNSIRLRPDQFSSYLTAEVGFTSYELISATRSCPKEPQKSISKLGVISANCRPLV, encoded by the exons ATGATTGAAATGTCCATAGAGAAAGAAACTGCCTTAACAGGAGATGGAGCGCCGGCCATTTTGAGCCGGCCGCCTTCCCAGAACATAGCGGGGCGTGTTAAGACTCTGAGCCCATCCTCTTTGGCACCTGTTAGTATTGGTGCTCCGTTCATGGCTAATATGGTGCTAGCGGACATGCCTGCTAACGCTGCTTTGACAGAAGAGGCGGGGCACGATGAGGAAGTTGCCGAGATGATGCAAGCGAAAGGAAAGAATAAGCCCTTACAAGCGAAAAATGGTATACAGTCCCAAACCGGGCCTCAAAAACTTGGCAAACGGCGCTACAGCATGAACGCTGGCTTTAAGCATCCCGGATTTAGCAAGCGCAGACGGAGAGCTAACTCAGAGTGTGACCCGGTGCTGCCCAgcaacttcctgttgggcgGAAACATCTTTGACCCTCTGAATCTCAACAGCCTATTGGACGAGGACGTGAACCGGGCCCTGAATGCAGAGACGCCTAAATCGTCACCACTTCCATCCAAGAGCAGGGAACCTGTCGAAATCCTGATCCCCAAAGACATCACTGACCCGCTAAACCTCAGCGGCAAGGGCGGAAACGCCAACGGAGGCGTCCTGGTGTCACCCTTTAAGAAGCGCCGTCATAGAAACAGGCACCATGGTAGCAGTGGTGGCCATCTTGAACCGTCAGACACCGAAAAGGCAAAGGTCGCTGTGGAAGAAGGTACGCTGTTTCCTGCACAGCATTTAGCAGAGGAACTAGTAGAAGCATCACCACGACCCTACGAACTCAACACGAGCATCAACTGCCGCGATGAAGTGGTCCCGCCTATACTGCCACGACGCCGATCCACAAACTCTGTTCCTCATGCAGGAAGTAGCAACTCCACTGCGCAGGCATCCAAACACAGAAAGCGCAGACGAACAGTCAGCCGTTCGGAACGCTTGTCAATCCCGCCGACTCCCACCAATAAGCAGCTCAATTTAGACAGAGGGCGGAGTCAATCATTTCACACGCCCATTGTGGGTGGAACCACAGGAAGCCATCTTGAAGCAAACCATCATGTGTCACAGAAAAATCAGCGCAAACCGAGACGCGAGTTCCATTACGGCATCTACAGCCATTACTATGGCTATCGGACACCGAGTTTGAATGTGGACCCTCGTCTGGCGGCGTTCCGGCCCGAATGGTTCCGTGGGAAAAAAGTTCTGGATGTCGGATGCAATATTGGTCACATGACTCTCGCCATTGCAAAGAACTGGAGCCCTTCCCACATCCTGGGCTTGGATATCGATGGCGGTGTGGTTCACGCAGCACGGCAGAACCTCCGCCACTTCCTGTCTGAGCtgcagaaacaggaagtgagacaAGATGTGGGCAGAGAGGAGAAACCCAGAGAGGTGGAGACGTTGCGAACATTCCCTGTTTCTTTCAGGTTATGTAGGGGGCCAATCGCTGCTCCTCCCTTACTGCCTCCTGCCCCCGGGGTGTTCCCTAACAATGTGTCCTTCATgaag GGGAACTATGTGCCGGACAGTGATGCAGTGGTGATGTCACAGTGTGCAGAGTATGACGTCATTGTGTGTCTGAATGTGACGAGGTGGGTTCATCTGAACTGGGGAGACGTCGGGCTTCAGCGTCTCTTCAGACGCatttacacacacctgcaccccGGAGGAGTGTTTATCCTCCAACCACAGCCATGGAGCTCCTACAGCAAGAGGAAAAGACTGAcggtaaac GAAAACATCCACAGGAACTACAACAGCATTCGGCTCAGACCGGACCAGTTCAGCTCGTACCTCAccgcagaggtgggattcaccAGCTACGAGCTCATCAGTGCCACAAGGAGCTGCCCTAAAG AACCTCAGAAATCCATCAGCAAACTGGGGGTGATCTCAGCAAATTGTCGCCCTCTAGTGTGA
- the LOC128619914 gene encoding zinc finger CW-type PWWP domain protein 1-like isoform X1 produces MKKTTEKNNRQVMDGEKDGEPKPDEVKSGKKMKRPRATHQKTSESGNRSSGETERMTEESRTGEWRDGERKTRQGKSRKEKGTDVSGDGGTPGEKRARTGSGVENRQEVKESQVMKKRQESKQNVRVWSVSYSSTVDVNGGDKKLGTHRRERDEVDKCSGLVQTLSTHSSDEDQYVSWVQCSKPECGKWRRLSDGVDPSVLPDDWSCKNNTDPAFSSCFAPEEKSSVPDEEMFFYSLVPGSLVWAQQSGYPWWPAIVERDPNTEEYLEFRTESDLTPYRCHVTYFGEPVSRAWVICSRVRFYADLSEDQFLSEVDKGLKDAIYMAKEALKLSLKERLVKFGFHSRYVSDRESSEDSDIAEMLELFCGEAGNDCSVEDSWGKKQRLKQKERKSERKRSGQGKEDHHMYGEGEKKKRAKKKLKEGTEDEKEKKVVISGVPVKKKKRLSPSLSLPKKKKQHKTDTADQTVPQSTMETSTDMTFDLDIHSEGEEMERKIDRVKLVAEEKERKVGEGREDEDEDDEEFKDAPDREEEEDEEENQDSFSHMLLQEE; encoded by the exons atgaaaaaaacaacagaaaagaaCAACAGACAGGTGATGGATGGAGAAAAGGATGGAGAACCGAAGCCAGATGAAGTGAAGTCAGGTAAAAAAATGAAGCGTCCCAGAGCCACACACCAGAAAACCTCAGAATCGGGGAATAGATCCTcaggagagacggagagaatgACTGAGGAAAGCAGAACAGGagaatggagagatggagagaggaagaCAAGGCAGGGAAAAAgcaggaaagaaaaaggaacAGATGTGTCGGGCGATGGAGGAACACCTGGAGAGAAGAGAGCAAGGACAGGAAGTGGGGTTGagaacagacaggaagtgaaagaGAGTCAGGTTATGAAGAAAAGACAAGAGAGCAAG cagaATGTGAGAGTTTGGAGTGTGTCATATTCTTCCACAGTGGATGTAAATG GTGGAGACAAGAAGCTGGGGACACATAG GCGAGAGAGGGATGAGGTGGATAAGTGCAGTGGTCTGGTTCAGACTCTCAGCACACACAGCAGCGATGAAGATCAGT atgTCTCGTGGGTGCAGTGCAGCAAGCCTGAATGTGGTAAATGGAGAAGATTGAGTGATGGTGTTGATCCTTCAGTTTTGCCTGATGACTGGAGCTGCAAAAAcaacacag aCCCCGCCTTCAGCAGTTGTTTTGCTCCAGAAGAGAAGTCCAGCGTGCCTGATGAGGAGATGTTCTTTTACAGTCTGGTGCCCGGATCACTGGTTTGGGCCCAGCAAAGTGGCTATCCCTG GTGGCCGGCGATCGTGGAGCGAGATCCCAACACAGAGGAATATTTGGAATTCCGCACGGAGTCTGATCTCACTCCG TATAGGTGTCATGTGACGTATTTTGGAGAACCGGTGAGTCGAGCCTGGGTCATCTGTAGCAGAGTGAGGTTCTATGCTGACCTGTCTGAGGATCAGTTTCttagt gaagttGACAAGGGCCTGAAAGATGCCATTTATATGGCCAAGGAAGCACTCAAACTGTCTCTGAAG GAGCGGTTAGTGAAGTTTGGGTTCCATAGTCGTTACgtgtcagacagagagagctcaGAGGACAGTGATATTGcag agATGTTGGAGCTGTTTTGTGGGGAGGCTGGAAATGACTGCAGTGTTGAg gattCATGGGGCAAAAAGCAAAGGTTAAAACAAAAAG agagaaagagtgagaggaagaggagCGGGCAGGGAAAAGAGGACCACCATATGTACGGAGagggtgaaaagaaaaaaagagcgaAGAAGAAGCTGAAGGAAGGAACAGAggatgagaaagaaaagaaag TTGTGATTAGTGGTGTacctgtgaaaaaaaagaagcgtcTCAGTCCTTCACTTTCCCTGccgaagaaaaagaaacaacacaaaacag ACACAGCAGATCAGACCGTGCCTCAGAGCACCATGGAAACAAGCACTGACATGACATTTgacctggatattcattccgaaggagaagagatggagagaaagatagataggGTGAAGCTTGTAGCagaggagaaggaaagaaaggttggagaagggagagaggatgaggatgaagatgacgAGGAATTCAAGGATGCACctgacagagaggaagaggaggatgaggaagagaaTCAGGACAGTTTCTCCCACATGCTGCTCCAAGAGGAGTGA
- the mepceb gene encoding 7SK snRNA methylphosphate capping enzyme isoform X2, with product MIEMSIEKETALTGDGAPAILSRPPSQNIAGRVKTLSPSSLAPVSIGAPFMANMVLADMPANAALTEEAGHDEEVAEMMQAKGKNKPLQAKNGIQSQTGPQKLGKRRYSMNAGFKHPGFSKRRRRANSECDPVLPSNFLLGGNIFDPLNLNSLLDEDVNRALNAETPKSSPLPSKSREPVEILIPKDITDPLNLSGKGGNANGGVLVSPFKKRRHRNRHHGSSGGHLEPSDTEKAKVAVEEGTLFPAQHLAEELVEASPRPYELNTSINCRDEVVPPILPRRRSTNSVPHAGSSNSTAQASKHRKRRRTVSRSERLSIPPTPTNKQLNLDRGRSQSFHTPIVGGTTGSHLEANHHVSQKNQRKPRREFHYGIYSHYYGYRTPSLNVDPRLAAFRPEWFRGKKVLDVGCNIGHMTLAIAKNWSPSHILGLDIDGGVVHAARQNLRHFLSELQKQEVRQDVGREEKPREVETLRTFPVSFRLCRGPIAAPPLLPPAPGVFPNNVSFMKGNYVPDSDAVVMSQCAEYDVIVCLNVTRWVHLNWGDVGLQRLFRRIYTHLHPGGVFILQPQPWSSYSKRKRLTENIHRNYNSIRLRPDQFSSYLTAEVGFTSYELISATRSCPKGLQRPIYLFHKGPASSRKSSTRRGSDMQEEERETM from the exons ATGATTGAAATGTCCATAGAGAAAGAAACTGCCTTAACAGGAGATGGAGCGCCGGCCATTTTGAGCCGGCCGCCTTCCCAGAACATAGCGGGGCGTGTTAAGACTCTGAGCCCATCCTCTTTGGCACCTGTTAGTATTGGTGCTCCGTTCATGGCTAATATGGTGCTAGCGGACATGCCTGCTAACGCTGCTTTGACAGAAGAGGCGGGGCACGATGAGGAAGTTGCCGAGATGATGCAAGCGAAAGGAAAGAATAAGCCCTTACAAGCGAAAAATGGTATACAGTCCCAAACCGGGCCTCAAAAACTTGGCAAACGGCGCTACAGCATGAACGCTGGCTTTAAGCATCCCGGATTTAGCAAGCGCAGACGGAGAGCTAACTCAGAGTGTGACCCGGTGCTGCCCAgcaacttcctgttgggcgGAAACATCTTTGACCCTCTGAATCTCAACAGCCTATTGGACGAGGACGTGAACCGGGCCCTGAATGCAGAGACGCCTAAATCGTCACCACTTCCATCCAAGAGCAGGGAACCTGTCGAAATCCTGATCCCCAAAGACATCACTGACCCGCTAAACCTCAGCGGCAAGGGCGGAAACGCCAACGGAGGCGTCCTGGTGTCACCCTTTAAGAAGCGCCGTCATAGAAACAGGCACCATGGTAGCAGTGGTGGCCATCTTGAACCGTCAGACACCGAAAAGGCAAAGGTCGCTGTGGAAGAAGGTACGCTGTTTCCTGCACAGCATTTAGCAGAGGAACTAGTAGAAGCATCACCACGACCCTACGAACTCAACACGAGCATCAACTGCCGCGATGAAGTGGTCCCGCCTATACTGCCACGACGCCGATCCACAAACTCTGTTCCTCATGCAGGAAGTAGCAACTCCACTGCGCAGGCATCCAAACACAGAAAGCGCAGACGAACAGTCAGCCGTTCGGAACGCTTGTCAATCCCGCCGACTCCCACCAATAAGCAGCTCAATTTAGACAGAGGGCGGAGTCAATCATTTCACACGCCCATTGTGGGTGGAACCACAGGAAGCCATCTTGAAGCAAACCATCATGTGTCACAGAAAAATCAGCGCAAACCGAGACGCGAGTTCCATTACGGCATCTACAGCCATTACTATGGCTATCGGACACCGAGTTTGAATGTGGACCCTCGTCTGGCGGCGTTCCGGCCCGAATGGTTCCGTGGGAAAAAAGTTCTGGATGTCGGATGCAATATTGGTCACATGACTCTCGCCATTGCAAAGAACTGGAGCCCTTCCCACATCCTGGGCTTGGATATCGATGGCGGTGTGGTTCACGCAGCACGGCAGAACCTCCGCCACTTCCTGTCTGAGCtgcagaaacaggaagtgagacaAGATGTGGGCAGAGAGGAGAAACCCAGAGAGGTGGAGACGTTGCGAACATTCCCTGTTTCTTTCAGGTTATGTAGGGGGCCAATCGCTGCTCCTCCCTTACTGCCTCCTGCCCCCGGGGTGTTCCCTAACAATGTGTCCTTCATgaag GGGAACTATGTGCCGGACAGTGATGCAGTGGTGATGTCACAGTGTGCAGAGTATGACGTCATTGTGTGTCTGAATGTGACGAGGTGGGTTCATCTGAACTGGGGAGACGTCGGGCTTCAGCGTCTCTTCAGACGCatttacacacacctgcaccccGGAGGAGTGTTTATCCTCCAACCACAGCCATGGAGCTCCTACAGCAAGAGGAAAAGACTGAcg GAAAACATCCACAGGAACTACAACAGCATTCGGCTCAGACCGGACCAGTTCAGCTCGTACCTCAccgcagaggtgggattcaccAGCTACGAGCTCATCAGTGCCACAAGGAGCTGCCCTAAAG gaCTCCAGAGGCCAATATATCTGTTCCACAAAGGCCCCGCCTCCAGCAGGAAGTCATCCACCAGAAGAGGAAGTGACATGCAGGAAGAGGAACGGGAGACGATGTGA
- the mepceb gene encoding 7SK snRNA methylphosphate capping enzyme isoform X1: protein MIEMSIEKETALTGDGAPAILSRPPSQNIAGRVKTLSPSSLAPVSIGAPFMANMVLADMPANAALTEEAGHDEEVAEMMQAKGKNKPLQAKNGIQSQTGPQKLGKRRYSMNAGFKHPGFSKRRRRANSECDPVLPSNFLLGGNIFDPLNLNSLLDEDVNRALNAETPKSSPLPSKSREPVEILIPKDITDPLNLSGKGGNANGGVLVSPFKKRRHRNRHHGSSGGHLEPSDTEKAKVAVEEGTLFPAQHLAEELVEASPRPYELNTSINCRDEVVPPILPRRRSTNSVPHAGSSNSTAQASKHRKRRRTVSRSERLSIPPTPTNKQLNLDRGRSQSFHTPIVGGTTGSHLEANHHVSQKNQRKPRREFHYGIYSHYYGYRTPSLNVDPRLAAFRPEWFRGKKVLDVGCNIGHMTLAIAKNWSPSHILGLDIDGGVVHAARQNLRHFLSELQKQEVRQDVGREEKPREVETLRTFPVSFRLCRGPIAAPPLLPPAPGVFPNNVSFMKGNYVPDSDAVVMSQCAEYDVIVCLNVTRWVHLNWGDVGLQRLFRRIYTHLHPGGVFILQPQPWSSYSKRKRLTVNENIHRNYNSIRLRPDQFSSYLTAEVGFTSYELISATRSCPKGLQRPIYLFHKGPASSRKSSTRRGSDMQEEERETM from the exons ATGATTGAAATGTCCATAGAGAAAGAAACTGCCTTAACAGGAGATGGAGCGCCGGCCATTTTGAGCCGGCCGCCTTCCCAGAACATAGCGGGGCGTGTTAAGACTCTGAGCCCATCCTCTTTGGCACCTGTTAGTATTGGTGCTCCGTTCATGGCTAATATGGTGCTAGCGGACATGCCTGCTAACGCTGCTTTGACAGAAGAGGCGGGGCACGATGAGGAAGTTGCCGAGATGATGCAAGCGAAAGGAAAGAATAAGCCCTTACAAGCGAAAAATGGTATACAGTCCCAAACCGGGCCTCAAAAACTTGGCAAACGGCGCTACAGCATGAACGCTGGCTTTAAGCATCCCGGATTTAGCAAGCGCAGACGGAGAGCTAACTCAGAGTGTGACCCGGTGCTGCCCAgcaacttcctgttgggcgGAAACATCTTTGACCCTCTGAATCTCAACAGCCTATTGGACGAGGACGTGAACCGGGCCCTGAATGCAGAGACGCCTAAATCGTCACCACTTCCATCCAAGAGCAGGGAACCTGTCGAAATCCTGATCCCCAAAGACATCACTGACCCGCTAAACCTCAGCGGCAAGGGCGGAAACGCCAACGGAGGCGTCCTGGTGTCACCCTTTAAGAAGCGCCGTCATAGAAACAGGCACCATGGTAGCAGTGGTGGCCATCTTGAACCGTCAGACACCGAAAAGGCAAAGGTCGCTGTGGAAGAAGGTACGCTGTTTCCTGCACAGCATTTAGCAGAGGAACTAGTAGAAGCATCACCACGACCCTACGAACTCAACACGAGCATCAACTGCCGCGATGAAGTGGTCCCGCCTATACTGCCACGACGCCGATCCACAAACTCTGTTCCTCATGCAGGAAGTAGCAACTCCACTGCGCAGGCATCCAAACACAGAAAGCGCAGACGAACAGTCAGCCGTTCGGAACGCTTGTCAATCCCGCCGACTCCCACCAATAAGCAGCTCAATTTAGACAGAGGGCGGAGTCAATCATTTCACACGCCCATTGTGGGTGGAACCACAGGAAGCCATCTTGAAGCAAACCATCATGTGTCACAGAAAAATCAGCGCAAACCGAGACGCGAGTTCCATTACGGCATCTACAGCCATTACTATGGCTATCGGACACCGAGTTTGAATGTGGACCCTCGTCTGGCGGCGTTCCGGCCCGAATGGTTCCGTGGGAAAAAAGTTCTGGATGTCGGATGCAATATTGGTCACATGACTCTCGCCATTGCAAAGAACTGGAGCCCTTCCCACATCCTGGGCTTGGATATCGATGGCGGTGTGGTTCACGCAGCACGGCAGAACCTCCGCCACTTCCTGTCTGAGCtgcagaaacaggaagtgagacaAGATGTGGGCAGAGAGGAGAAACCCAGAGAGGTGGAGACGTTGCGAACATTCCCTGTTTCTTTCAGGTTATGTAGGGGGCCAATCGCTGCTCCTCCCTTACTGCCTCCTGCCCCCGGGGTGTTCCCTAACAATGTGTCCTTCATgaag GGGAACTATGTGCCGGACAGTGATGCAGTGGTGATGTCACAGTGTGCAGAGTATGACGTCATTGTGTGTCTGAATGTGACGAGGTGGGTTCATCTGAACTGGGGAGACGTCGGGCTTCAGCGTCTCTTCAGACGCatttacacacacctgcaccccGGAGGAGTGTTTATCCTCCAACCACAGCCATGGAGCTCCTACAGCAAGAGGAAAAGACTGAcggtaaac GAAAACATCCACAGGAACTACAACAGCATTCGGCTCAGACCGGACCAGTTCAGCTCGTACCTCAccgcagaggtgggattcaccAGCTACGAGCTCATCAGTGCCACAAGGAGCTGCCCTAAAG gaCTCCAGAGGCCAATATATCTGTTCCACAAAGGCCCCGCCTCCAGCAGGAAGTCATCCACCAGAAGAGGAAGTGACATGCAGGAAGAGGAACGGGAGACGATGTGA
- the LOC128619914 gene encoding zinc finger CW-type PWWP domain protein 1-like isoform X2, with translation MKKTTEKNNRQVMDGEKDGEPKPDEVKSGKKMKRPRATHQKTSESGNRSSGETERMTEESRTGEWRDGERKTRQGKSRKEKGTDVSGDGGTPGEKRARTGSGVENRQEVKESQVMKKRQESKNVRVWSVSYSSTVDVNGGDKKLGTHRRERDEVDKCSGLVQTLSTHSSDEDQYVSWVQCSKPECGKWRRLSDGVDPSVLPDDWSCKNNTDPAFSSCFAPEEKSSVPDEEMFFYSLVPGSLVWAQQSGYPWWPAIVERDPNTEEYLEFRTESDLTPYRCHVTYFGEPVSRAWVICSRVRFYADLSEDQFLSEVDKGLKDAIYMAKEALKLSLKERLVKFGFHSRYVSDRESSEDSDIAEMLELFCGEAGNDCSVEDSWGKKQRLKQKERKSERKRSGQGKEDHHMYGEGEKKKRAKKKLKEGTEDEKEKKVVISGVPVKKKKRLSPSLSLPKKKKQHKTDTADQTVPQSTMETSTDMTFDLDIHSEGEEMERKIDRVKLVAEEKERKVGEGREDEDEDDEEFKDAPDREEEEDEEENQDSFSHMLLQEE, from the exons atgaaaaaaacaacagaaaagaaCAACAGACAGGTGATGGATGGAGAAAAGGATGGAGAACCGAAGCCAGATGAAGTGAAGTCAGGTAAAAAAATGAAGCGTCCCAGAGCCACACACCAGAAAACCTCAGAATCGGGGAATAGATCCTcaggagagacggagagaatgACTGAGGAAAGCAGAACAGGagaatggagagatggagagaggaagaCAAGGCAGGGAAAAAgcaggaaagaaaaaggaacAGATGTGTCGGGCGATGGAGGAACACCTGGAGAGAAGAGAGCAAGGACAGGAAGTGGGGTTGagaacagacaggaagtgaaagaGAGTCAGGTTATGAAGAAAAGACAAGAGAGCAAG aATGTGAGAGTTTGGAGTGTGTCATATTCTTCCACAGTGGATGTAAATG GTGGAGACAAGAAGCTGGGGACACATAG GCGAGAGAGGGATGAGGTGGATAAGTGCAGTGGTCTGGTTCAGACTCTCAGCACACACAGCAGCGATGAAGATCAGT atgTCTCGTGGGTGCAGTGCAGCAAGCCTGAATGTGGTAAATGGAGAAGATTGAGTGATGGTGTTGATCCTTCAGTTTTGCCTGATGACTGGAGCTGCAAAAAcaacacag aCCCCGCCTTCAGCAGTTGTTTTGCTCCAGAAGAGAAGTCCAGCGTGCCTGATGAGGAGATGTTCTTTTACAGTCTGGTGCCCGGATCACTGGTTTGGGCCCAGCAAAGTGGCTATCCCTG GTGGCCGGCGATCGTGGAGCGAGATCCCAACACAGAGGAATATTTGGAATTCCGCACGGAGTCTGATCTCACTCCG TATAGGTGTCATGTGACGTATTTTGGAGAACCGGTGAGTCGAGCCTGGGTCATCTGTAGCAGAGTGAGGTTCTATGCTGACCTGTCTGAGGATCAGTTTCttagt gaagttGACAAGGGCCTGAAAGATGCCATTTATATGGCCAAGGAAGCACTCAAACTGTCTCTGAAG GAGCGGTTAGTGAAGTTTGGGTTCCATAGTCGTTACgtgtcagacagagagagctcaGAGGACAGTGATATTGcag agATGTTGGAGCTGTTTTGTGGGGAGGCTGGAAATGACTGCAGTGTTGAg gattCATGGGGCAAAAAGCAAAGGTTAAAACAAAAAG agagaaagagtgagaggaagaggagCGGGCAGGGAAAAGAGGACCACCATATGTACGGAGagggtgaaaagaaaaaaagagcgaAGAAGAAGCTGAAGGAAGGAACAGAggatgagaaagaaaagaaag TTGTGATTAGTGGTGTacctgtgaaaaaaaagaagcgtcTCAGTCCTTCACTTTCCCTGccgaagaaaaagaaacaacacaaaacag ACACAGCAGATCAGACCGTGCCTCAGAGCACCATGGAAACAAGCACTGACATGACATTTgacctggatattcattccgaaggagaagagatggagagaaagatagataggGTGAAGCTTGTAGCagaggagaaggaaagaaaggttggagaagggagagaggatgaggatgaagatgacgAGGAATTCAAGGATGCACctgacagagaggaagaggaggatgaggaagagaaTCAGGACAGTTTCTCCCACATGCTGCTCCAAGAGGAGTGA